The proteins below are encoded in one region of Carcharodon carcharias isolate sCarCar2 chromosome 2, sCarCar2.pri, whole genome shotgun sequence:
- the LOC121271616 gene encoding platelet-activating factor receptor-like isoform X2 encodes MSTSKYSRNCSEEHFYDTSEFRYTASCVFYSFLFIVGLPLNIASLCVLIRSRKGLTEIKIYMISLTVSDLLFVTFFPFWIDYFYREGNWIFSSFMCSLWGSLYYINTYTTIFLLALISFTRYLAVSKPVKVAQSRQNARGFALTALIWTTTICFSLPTLINHKDHINKTNGSNAKCFENYRDKDIKRKLLPIHLLMFLGFIVGFGVVITNSVLILRRLSIDRRIFRSSQKLKIRAFRMVLAVLVIYIVCFLPYHMVHLPWTLLVLNFWESEDCTFRKSVNDVHQVSLCLMCINCILDPILYCFLTTGFRQYLEELTESWK; translated from the coding sequence ATGAGCACCTCAAAATATTCGAGAAACTGTAGCGAAGAACATTTTTATGACACATCTGAATTTAGGTACACGGCTTCCTGTGTATTTTACAGCTTTCTATTTATTGTGGGACTCCCGCTAAACATCGCATCACTTTGTGTTTTAATACGTAGCAGAAAAGGACTGACTGAAATCAAAATCTACATGATCAGTCTAACAGTGTCTGATCTCCTGTTCGTTACATTTTTTCCTTTCTGGATTGATTACTTCTATCGCGAAGGCAACTGGATCTTCTCCAGTTTCATGTGCAGCCTCTGGGGATCTCTGTATTACATCAATACTtacacaactatcttccttttggctctcatCAGCTTCACTCGTTATCTCGCCGTCTCAAAGCCGGTGAAGGTGGCTCAGTCGAGACAGAACGCAAGAGGTTTCGCCTTAACTGCTTTAATCTGGACAACAACGATATGCTTTTCTTTACCGACTTTAATCAATCACAAAGATCACATTAACAAAACAAACGGGAGCAATGCAAAATGTTTTGAAAATTATCGGGATAAAGACATCAAAAGAAAATTACTACCTATTCATTTGCTAATGTTCCTGGGGTTTATCGTTGGTTTTGGAGTGGTCATTACCAACAGTGTCCTTATCCTTCGAAGACTATCAATTGATCGGAGGATATTCAGAAGTTCGCAAAAGTTGAAGATACGGGCTTTTCGAATGGTGCTTGCGGTCCTGGTCATTTACATTGTTTGTTTTCTACCTTACCATATGGTCCATCTGCCCTGGACGCTTTTAGTTCTCAATTTCTGGGAATCTGAGGACTGCACTTTTAGAAAATCTGTCAACGATGTTCATCAAGTCTCTCTGTGCCTGATGTGTATCAACTGCATTCTGGACCCCATTCTTTACTGCTTCCTGACAACAGGTTTCAGGCAATATCTTGAAGAATTAACAGAGTCCTGGAAAT